The proteins below come from a single Corylus avellana chromosome ca3, CavTom2PMs-1.0 genomic window:
- the LOC132173729 gene encoding omega-hydroxypalmitate O-feruloyl transferase-like gives MEKVSNKSCQLSVKQEEPTLVPPAGETEKGLYFLSNLDQNIAVTVRTIYCFKSDSKGNEDAVKVIKDALSKVLVHYYPAAGRLTISSEGKLIVDCTGEGAVFVEATADCSIEEIGDTTKPDPITLGKLVYDIPGAKNILEIPPLVVQVTKFKCGGFVLGLGMNHCLHDGIAAMEFVNSWGETARGLPLKVPPFLDRSILKARNPPQIEFQHKEFAEIEDISETSTKVYKEEMHYRSFCFDPVKLELLKQKAKEDGVLEKCTTFEALTAFVWRARTQALRMKPDQQTKLLFAVDGRPRFDPSIPKGYSGNAIVLTNSICRACEQLENPLSFTVGLVQKAINMVTDSYMRSAIDYFEITRARPSLAATLLVTTWSRLPFHTVDFGWGDPLFSGPVALPEKEVILFLSHGKERKSVNVLLGLPASAMKIFEQLMQI, from the exons ATGGAGAAAGTGAGCAATAAGTCATGTCAACTGAGTGTGAAGCAAGAGGAGCCAACTCTGGTTCCTCCTGCAGGGGAAACTGAGAAGGGTCTTTACTTTCTATCGAACCTTGACCAGAACATTGCAGTTACAGTTCGTACAATTTACTGCTTTAAATCTGATTCAAAAGGCAATGAGGATGCTGTGAAGGTGATCAAGGATGCCTTGTCAAAGGTTCTTGTTCACTACTATCCAGCTGCAGGACGGCTGACAATCAGCTCAGAAGGAAAGCTTATAGTGGACTGCACAGGGGAGGGTGCTGTTTTTGTTGAGGCAACAGCAGACTGTTCCATAGAGGAGATAGGAGACACAACAAAGCCTGATCCCATCACTCTTGGAAAGCTGGTTTATGACATTCCTGGCGCTAAAAACATACTTGAGATCCCTCCTCTGGTGGTTCAG GTGACAAAGTTCAAATGTGGAGGTTTTGTTCTTGGGCTAGGGATGAACCACTGTTTGCATGATGGAATTGCTGCCATGGAATTTGTGAACTCATGGGGTGAAACTGCAAGAGGCTTGCCCCTAAAAGTCCCTCCATTTCTAGACAGAAGCATACTCAAAGCCCGAAACCCACCACAGATAGAGTTTCAGCACAAGGAATTTGCTGAGATTGAAGATATATCAGAAACCAGCACCAAAGTTTACAAAGAAGAAATGCATTATAGGTCATTCTGTTTTGACCCTGTGAAGCTTGAGCTGCTCAAGCAAAAAGCCAAGGAAGATGGGGTTCTGGAAAAGTGCACAACATTTGAAGCCCTCACAGCTTTTGTCTGGAGAGCTCGAACTCAGGCACTAAGGATGAAGCCTGATCAACAGACAAAGCTTCTCTTTGCTGTTGATGGGCGGCCAAGATTTGATCCATCAATACCAAAAGGGTACTCTGGCAATGCGATTGTGTTAACAAATTCCATATGCAGAGCATGTGAACAACTTGAGAATCCACTGTCCTTTACAGTTGGACTAGTTCAGAAGGCAATTAATATGGTTACAGATAGTTATATGAGATCAGCCATAGACTATTTCGAAATAACAAGAGCTAGGCCTTCTCTTGCAGCAACCCTACTGGTCACAACTTGGTCTAGGCTACCTTTCCACACTGTCGATTTTGGATGGGGGGATCCTCTTTTTTCTGGGCCGGTGGCTTTGCCTGAGAAGGAAGTAATTCTGTTCCTATCTCatgggaaagagagaaaaagcgTAAATGTTCTTCTGGGTTTGCCGGCTTCTGCCATGAAAATCTTTGAACAACTGATGCAGATTTGA
- the LOC132173451 gene encoding protein SMALL AUXIN UP-REGULATED RNA 54-like: MDIVKEKWKKNLIVKTRDRCRSLGGGGGGGRSKSSSFMTKSKSWNGTGTGEEEGRQKRKSKLVAPEGCFTVYVGPEKQRFVVKTELANHPLFKMLLEDAELEYGYNCQGPILLPCEVHLFCKLLAEMDCCDDRISPAGCNFAACSPVRRSISSGSKAYGAYRLLSPSRMLKMNRF; the protein is encoded by the coding sequence ATGGATATCGTGAAGGAGAAGTGGAAGAAAAACCTGATAGTGAAGACAAGGGACCGCTGCCGATCActtggaggtggaggtggaggtggccGCAGCAAGAGTAGCTCGTTCATGACAAAGAGCAAATCATGGAACGGCACCGGCACCGGCGAGGAGGAGGGGCGGCAAAAACGCAAGAGCAAATTAGTGGCTCCGGAAGGGTGCTTCACGGTGTACGTGGGACCCGAGAAGCAGCGGTTCGTGGTGAAGACGGAGCTTGCGAACCATCCATTGTTCAAGATGCTGCTAGAGGACGCGGAATTGGAATATGGGTATAACTGTCAAGGCCCTATTTTGCTTCCCTGTGAAGTTCATTTATTCTGTAAATTGTTGGCGGAGATGGACTGCTGCGATGACCGGATTAGCCCTGCTGGCTGCAACTTTGCTGCTTGTAGCCCTGTTCGGCGTTCCATTTCTAGCGGTAGCAAGGCGTATGGTGCATATAGGCTGCTATCTCCTTCGCGAATGCTTAAGATGAATCGATTttag
- the LOC132173452 gene encoding auxin-responsive protein SAUR72-like, whose protein sequence is MDSSTVKGKCKKNLIFKAWERCRSLGAGCMKKIFPTDLDTSTLTKSKPCHRTKTSSDRQKKSQVAPEGCFSVYVGPQKQRFVVKAKFANHPLFAMLLEDAEAEYGYSSEGPILLPCDVDLFYRVLAEMDGSDEMISTPGCSFGKAYGSLIFPRRSTPAHI, encoded by the coding sequence ATGGATAGTAGTACTGTAAAAGGTAAGTGCAAGAAGAATCTGATTTTTAAGGCGTGGGAGAGATGCCGATCACTAGGAGCTGGCTGCATGAAGAAAATTTTTCCGACGGATCTCGACACTAGTACATTGACAAAGAGCAAACCATGTCACCGGACAAAAACATCGTCGGACCGACAAAAGAAATCCCAAGTAGCTCCGGAAGGTTGTTTCTCAGTCTATGTCGGACCGCAAAAACAGAGATTTGTGGTGAAGGCGAAGTTCGCCAATCATCCTCTGTTTGCGATGCTGCTGGAGGACGCTGAAGCGGAATACGGGTACAGCAGCGAAGGCCCTATCTTGCTCCCCTGTGACGTTGACTTATTCTACAGAGTGTTGGCGGAGATGGACGGCAGCGATGAGATGATCAGTACTCCTGGTTGCAGCTTCGGTAAAGCTTATGGCTCTCTGATATTCCCACGTAGAAGTACTCCCGCTCATATATAG
- the LOC132175384 gene encoding DEK domain-containing chromatin-associated protein 1-like isoform X1, which produces MASETLEEKKSEDEAPPAEEDKAELKAEAEEAKEESKEKEEEEEEEGEEKAKKEQEDPAEKEEEPEEKDVEAKGQEESKEVGEGEASKKGKRGRRGSSKKDQSELRKKKKQSEESTEEERKEPVTPASERPTRERKTVERYSVPSPGRSARSSASKVLSIEKGRGTQLRDIPNVAFKLSKRKTDDNLQILHTILFGRKAKAQILKRNIGQFSGYVWTENEEKQRARVKEKLDKCVKEKLMDFCDVLNIPISRSGVKKEELSVKLLEFLESPHVTTDILLADKEQKGQKRKRKVTPSKSASSGEASAEAEPKKQKQTPQVTKQKKQSSEVEEEDDIDDKVESSDVKDESHDDDDNETMPNEESDHEESKSEEEDKQEEQVSKSSSKKVQKDGSVKKVKEKPIPVKKATPAKTLKTPAKSTKKSRSASKRGASDADGTSGSHSKPKGSTSKKQKVEKGSQKDVKEKDSSKKQRTKTPTKVSSKDQGKGQTRKKAKAEPSREEMHAVVVEILKEVDFNTATLSDILRQLGSHFGVDLMHRKAEVKKIITDVINNMTDEEEEGEEAEENAEAGDDADKDGDKDEDA; this is translated from the exons ATGGCGTCGGAAACCCTAGAGGAGAAGAAATCAGAGGACGAAGCTCCTCCTGCCGAGGAAGACAAAGCGGAGCTCAAGGCCGAAGCAGAGGAAGCTAAGGAAGagagcaaagaaaaagaagaagaagaagaagaagaaggagaggaaAAAGCCAAGAAAGAGCAAGAAGATCCGgctgagaaagaagaagagccCGAAGAAAAAGACGTTGAAGCTAAAGGCCAAGAAGAAAGCAAGGAGGTGGGGGAAGGCGAGGCGAGCAAGAAAGGGAAGAGAGGTCGGAGGGGGAGTTCCAAAAAAGACCAGAGTGAgctgaggaagaagaagaagcagagcGAGGAGTCAACCGAGGAGGAGAGGAAGGAACCGGTTACACCTGCGAGCGAGAGGCCAACTAGGGAGAGGAAAACGGTGGAAAGGTACTCAGTGCCGTCCCCTGGGAGGTCTGCCAGGTCTTCGGCGAGCAAAGTGTTGTCGATTGAGAAG GGTCGCGGTACGCAGCTTAGGGATATTCCGAATG TGGCTTTCAAGTTGTCCAAGAGAAAAACTGACGACAACCTGCAAATACTTCATACAATACTTTTTGGAAGGAAAGCTAAG GCAcaaattttgaagagaaatattGGCCAGTTCTCAGGCTATGTGTGGACGGAGAACGAG GAAAAGCAGAGGGCAAGGGTGAAGGAGAAACTTGACAAGTGTGTTAAGGAGAAATTGATGGATTTCTGCGATGTGCTTAATATTCCAATAAGTAGGTCTGGTGTGAAGAAG GAAGAACTCTCTGTGAAGTTATTGGAGTTTTTGGAATCCCCCCATGTGACAACTGACATTTTGCTTGCTGATAAAGAGCAG AAAGGTCAAAAGCGTAAGAGGAAGGTCACACCAAGCAAATCTGCTAGCTCTGGAGAAGCATCTGCAGAAGCAGAACCCAAG AAACAGAAACAAACGCCTCAAgttacaaaacagaaaaaacagtCGTCTGAAGTTGAGGAAGAAGATGACATTGATGATAAAGTTGAATCTTCTGATGTAAAAGACGAATCTCATGATGACGATGACAATGAAACAATGCCAAATGAAGAAAGTGACCATGAAGAAAGTAAATCGGAGGAAGAAGATAAACAGGAGGAGCAGGTGTCAAAAAGCTCTTCCAAAAAAGTTCAGAAGGATGGTTCtgtgaaaaaagtgaaagagaaacCCATACCTGTAAAAAAGGCTACCCCTGCCAAGACTCTGAAAACTCCTGCAAAATCTACAAAAAAATCTAGGTCAGCTTCGAAAAGAGGTGCTAGTGATGCTGATGGAACATCTGGCTCACATTCAAAGCCAAAGGGATCGACATCTAAAAAACAGAAAGTTGAAAAGGGAAGCCAGAAAGACGTTAAAGAGAAAGATTCAAGTAAGAAACAGCGGACCAAGACCCCAACAAAGGTCTCAAGCAAGGATCAAG GAAAGGGCCAAACTAGGAAGAAGGCAAAGGCAGAACCCAGCAGAGAGGAGATGCATGCTGTAGTTGTTGAAATTTTGAAGGAAGTGGACTTCAATACT GCAACTTTATCTGATATTCTCAGGCAGCTTG GTTCCCACTTTGGTGTTGATTTAATGCATAGAAAAGCTGAGGTGAAGAAAATAATTACTGATGTGATAAATAACATGactgatgaggaagaagaaggagaggagGCTGAGGAGAATGCTGAGGCTGGTGATGATGCAGACAAAGATGGAGACAAGGATGAGGATGCTTAG
- the LOC132175384 gene encoding DEK domain-containing chromatin-associated protein 1-like isoform X2 yields the protein MASETLEEKKSEDEAPPAEEDKAELKAEAEEAKEESKEKEEEEEEEGEEKAKKEQEDPAEKEEEPEEKDVEAKGQEESKEVGEGEASKKGKRGRRGSSKKDQSELRKKKKQSEESTEEERKEPVTPASERPTRERKTVERYSVPSPGRSARSSASKVLSIEKGRGTQLRDIPNVAFKLSKRKTDDNLQILHTILFGRKAKAQILKRNIGQFSGYVWTENEEKQRARVKEKLDKCVKEKLMDFCDVLNIPISRSGVKKEELSVKLLEFLESPHVTTDILLADKEQKGQKRKRKVTPSKSASSGEASAEAEPKKQTPQVTKQKKQSSEVEEEDDIDDKVESSDVKDESHDDDDNETMPNEESDHEESKSEEEDKQEEQVSKSSSKKVQKDGSVKKVKEKPIPVKKATPAKTLKTPAKSTKKSRSASKRGASDADGTSGSHSKPKGSTSKKQKVEKGSQKDVKEKDSSKKQRTKTPTKVSSKDQGKGQTRKKAKAEPSREEMHAVVVEILKEVDFNTATLSDILRQLGSHFGVDLMHRKAEVKKIITDVINNMTDEEEEGEEAEENAEAGDDADKDGDKDEDA from the exons ATGGCGTCGGAAACCCTAGAGGAGAAGAAATCAGAGGACGAAGCTCCTCCTGCCGAGGAAGACAAAGCGGAGCTCAAGGCCGAAGCAGAGGAAGCTAAGGAAGagagcaaagaaaaagaagaagaagaagaagaagaaggagaggaaAAAGCCAAGAAAGAGCAAGAAGATCCGgctgagaaagaagaagagccCGAAGAAAAAGACGTTGAAGCTAAAGGCCAAGAAGAAAGCAAGGAGGTGGGGGAAGGCGAGGCGAGCAAGAAAGGGAAGAGAGGTCGGAGGGGGAGTTCCAAAAAAGACCAGAGTGAgctgaggaagaagaagaagcagagcGAGGAGTCAACCGAGGAGGAGAGGAAGGAACCGGTTACACCTGCGAGCGAGAGGCCAACTAGGGAGAGGAAAACGGTGGAAAGGTACTCAGTGCCGTCCCCTGGGAGGTCTGCCAGGTCTTCGGCGAGCAAAGTGTTGTCGATTGAGAAG GGTCGCGGTACGCAGCTTAGGGATATTCCGAATG TGGCTTTCAAGTTGTCCAAGAGAAAAACTGACGACAACCTGCAAATACTTCATACAATACTTTTTGGAAGGAAAGCTAAG GCAcaaattttgaagagaaatattGGCCAGTTCTCAGGCTATGTGTGGACGGAGAACGAG GAAAAGCAGAGGGCAAGGGTGAAGGAGAAACTTGACAAGTGTGTTAAGGAGAAATTGATGGATTTCTGCGATGTGCTTAATATTCCAATAAGTAGGTCTGGTGTGAAGAAG GAAGAACTCTCTGTGAAGTTATTGGAGTTTTTGGAATCCCCCCATGTGACAACTGACATTTTGCTTGCTGATAAAGAGCAG AAAGGTCAAAAGCGTAAGAGGAAGGTCACACCAAGCAAATCTGCTAGCTCTGGAGAAGCATCTGCAGAAGCAGAACCCAAG AAACAAACGCCTCAAgttacaaaacagaaaaaacagtCGTCTGAAGTTGAGGAAGAAGATGACATTGATGATAAAGTTGAATCTTCTGATGTAAAAGACGAATCTCATGATGACGATGACAATGAAACAATGCCAAATGAAGAAAGTGACCATGAAGAAAGTAAATCGGAGGAAGAAGATAAACAGGAGGAGCAGGTGTCAAAAAGCTCTTCCAAAAAAGTTCAGAAGGATGGTTCtgtgaaaaaagtgaaagagaaacCCATACCTGTAAAAAAGGCTACCCCTGCCAAGACTCTGAAAACTCCTGCAAAATCTACAAAAAAATCTAGGTCAGCTTCGAAAAGAGGTGCTAGTGATGCTGATGGAACATCTGGCTCACATTCAAAGCCAAAGGGATCGACATCTAAAAAACAGAAAGTTGAAAAGGGAAGCCAGAAAGACGTTAAAGAGAAAGATTCAAGTAAGAAACAGCGGACCAAGACCCCAACAAAGGTCTCAAGCAAGGATCAAG GAAAGGGCCAAACTAGGAAGAAGGCAAAGGCAGAACCCAGCAGAGAGGAGATGCATGCTGTAGTTGTTGAAATTTTGAAGGAAGTGGACTTCAATACT GCAACTTTATCTGATATTCTCAGGCAGCTTG GTTCCCACTTTGGTGTTGATTTAATGCATAGAAAAGCTGAGGTGAAGAAAATAATTACTGATGTGATAAATAACATGactgatgaggaagaagaaggagaggagGCTGAGGAGAATGCTGAGGCTGGTGATGATGCAGACAAAGATGGAGACAAGGATGAGGATGCTTAG